TTTATTGCGACTTACTCGCTGTTCGGGTTGCTGGTGGGGTGGAGCTGGTTCGCCGTGCGCCCGACAGCGCCATTTCATTCTGGTGCCGGAACTAGGTTGAAATAGCAGAGTTCCGACGTGCCTGTTGAAGCGCCTTTACAAGCCTCCGTTCACGCTCTTTAAGATCGTACGACGTGGTTCGGCCGATTTTCGGCGCGCCGTCGACTCCTTGGGGCAAATATGAAACCATTTGGCAATTTGAAGGTCGAATGGGATGCGCGCAAGGCCGCTTCCAACCTGCGAAAACATGGCGTATCGTTTGATGAAGCGAAGGCCGTGCTGGATGATCCGCTGTCGCAATTTGTGCTGGATCGCGATCATTCGGTAGAGGAGTGCCGGTTTCGTGCAGTCGGTCACTCTGCGGACGGGCGTATTTTGGTCATTATCTGCACTGAGCGCGGAAAACGAACCAGAATTTTGACTGCGCGCCCTGCAACGTGCTCGGAGAGGAAACTATATGAGCGAGGTTGATCAGATCGATGATGACATCCGCCCGGAATATCTGGATTGGAGTAATGCGGTCAGGGGCAAATATGCAGGTCGGCGACCCTCCCATCAAGTCACCGTGAACATCGAGGTCGTGCGATTGGCCGATGAGAAGTGGTGCGCACGCTCTGCGGAATTTCCCGATGCGATTGGATACGGACCAGACCCCGACAGCGCCCTAGACCAGGGCGAAGAGCTGATCGCCGAGATAATCGACGCCCGCGCCGAGCGCGGCGAGATCCCGCCGACAGGATTGAATTTCGCGATCGACTATCGATAGTTGTGGCCATATCGGCCGCAGCACCAGGTTAATGTGGGTGCTACGGTAGCCCCTCTTCTCATAACGCGCCGCGGACCCCGGGGTTGTCGGCGCCGCCAAAGCCTGTCGCCGTCCACCACCGTGCATCTGACGATTCAGGGCCGCACGTTCTGCAGCAGCACAAACTCGCGCACGCCGTTCGGATGCGCCTTCTTCCAGGCCTCGAATTCGGGGCGATACGACTCCCGATACATCAGCAGCAGGATCGCCGTCTCCAGTTGCCCCTGCGCCCCAAGCTTGCGCAACAGCGCCAGGCCCGGGTCGTCGAAGGAGCGCGGCTCTTTTTCCTGCAGGTCGGCGTCCACCTTCAGCGCAGTCCTCAGCGCCTGGAGCTCAAGGGAGAACGGCGAGGCGGCCGGATCCTTCTGAGCCATGGCAGTGGCAAGCGTCATCCCGTACATCGTCCAGAAGCTTGTGTCGGCGCCCTGCGGCTTGTCGAGCAACTGCTTGTCGAGGTTGACGGTGGGCTTGTGGGTCGCCGGATCGAGCGTGGCGCTGGCGCGGCGCCGCAGGTTCAGCCGCGCCATCGTCACCCCGCCTGCGCGCAACATGGTATCGAGCTTGTCCCAGTTCGGCCGCTGGGTCGGCTGCGCCGCGATGCCGCTCAATAGCGCGTCTTGCGCATCCTGCTTCTTGCCCTGCTGCGCCAGCGCATCCGACAGGAAGCGCCACGCCTGGCCATTCAGCGGTTCGATCGACGCCGCCTTGCGAAAGCGCGCCTCCGCCTCGGCCCAGCGCTTTTCAACGTAGAAGCAGTCGCCGGCGAAGACCCAGGCGGCCGAGTACAGCGGATCGACCTGCGCCGCCAATTCGTATTTGGCCAACGCTTCCGGCAGGCGCCGCTGGGCGAACAGCGATTCGCCGGCCTCGACCAGATCGGCCGCTTCCTTGGTGGGCGCGTGCAGATGCGTTGGCGCATCCTGCTCTGCGAGTCGGATGAGTTCGTTGGCGATGGGGTCGGCGCTGTTATGTGTCAGCGCACTGCGCGCAAACGCCAGCGACTGCGCCAGGAACTTGGCGCGCTGGTCGCCGGTGCTGCGCTCGGCCAGATACCCGAACAGGCCTGCGCTCATCGAGTCTGGCAGCGACGACGCCGGATCGGCCTTGGCCGCTTCGCGGTAGGCATCGAACGCCTGCTGCACCTGGCCTTGCGCCAACAGGCTCTGGCCGCGATCGAGCAGCACCTGGCCCGCGGCATTGATGCCCACTTCGGTGGCCCCGGCATGCAGGGAGATGGCGGACAAGATGGCGCAAGCAAGAATTCGGAGTCGCATGGTGGTTCCACTGAAGTTCGGCTAGTTGCCGCGAGGAATAAATAATAACATTGTTGATTGCTCAAGTATTTAATTTTCCCATACGTCAAACCGCGCGATACTCGTCCCCATGGAAATCATCCTGATCGTCGAAGAAGGGCTAGCGATCGCCGATGGCATCGCCTGCGCCTTGCGCAACGACGCATGGTGCTGCGCACTTCGGCCGCCAGCATAAATGGGCGGAGGAGGCGATAGGACCGGCCACCTTGCTGATATTTTGGCAAACACCCCTTGCGCATCGGCCGCCCGCTCTTTACAATGCGTCCCCTCGGGCGGTTAGTTCAGCTGGTTAGAATACTTGGTCGACATCCAAGGGGTCGGGGATTCGAATTCCTCACCGCCCACCAGATTTCCTCGCGCATCCATGCGCCATCCTCCCGGCCGAAAATCCTCTTTTTTCGGCCCGGCAATGCGAATTGCCTCCCGCCAGTACTGGCGTTCTGCGAAATGCAACACATCGACATACCCCCAACTTAGTTGTTGCGTCAAGCCCCTTTGCGCGTTATACTAGCCGGCTTCGGTATGGATTCGTCTTTTTTGGATTCATGCCTTTACTTGGTAGTTAAACAGTCAGCCCCGCCCAATCGCAGGTGGGAATGGAGAAAAAATGAGCCTAGGCCTTCTCGGTCGCAAGGTTGGTATGATGCGCATCTTCACGGATGACGGGGATTCGATCCCAGTTACCGTGCTCGACGTGTCGAACAACCGTGTTGCGCAAGTCAAAACTCCTGAAACGGATGGTTACACCGCCGTTCAGGTCGCATTCGGTCAACGTCGCGCATCCCGCGTGACCAAAGCTGTTGCGGGTCACCACGCCAAAGCTGGCGTCGAAGCCGGTACGATGCTGAAGGAATTCCGCGTCGATGCCGCTAAAGCTGCAGAACTGAAAGCTGGCGACGTCGTCGCTGCCTCGCTGTTTGAAGTCGGTCAGAAGATCGACGTGCAGGGCGTCACGATCGGTAAAGGCTATGCCGGTACCATCAAGCGTCACCACTTCTCGTCGGGTCGCGCAACGCACGGTAACTCGCGTTCGCACAACGTTCCAGGTTCCATCGGTATGGCGCAAGATCCAGGCCGCGTGTTCCCTGGTAAGCGCATGACCGGTCACCTCGGTGACGTCAACCGCACCGTACAGAATCTCGAAATCGCCCGTATCGATGCCGACCGTCAGCTGCTGCTGGTCAAAGGCGCCGTACCAGGTGCGAAAAATGGCCAGGTCGTCGTGTCGCCTGCCATCAAAACCAAAGCACAGAAGGGAGCTTAAACGATGGAACTCAAGCTTCTGAATGAGCAAGGACAAGCAGGTTCGAACGTCGCCGCAGCCGATACCGTTTTCGGCCGTGACTACAACGAAGCCCTGATCCACCAGATCGTCGTCGCCTACGCCGCCAACGCGCGTTCGGGCAACCGCAAGCAGAAAGATCGTGAAGAAGTCCACCACACGACCAAGAAGCCATGGCGCCAAAAAGGCACCGGCCGCGCTCGCGCTGGTATGTCGTCGTCGCCACTGTGGCGCGGCGGTGGTCGCATCTTCCCGAACTCGCCTGACGAGAACTTCACCCACAAAGTGAACAAGAAGATGTATCGCGCAGGTATCTGCTCGATCCTGTCCCAGCTGGCTCGCGAAGAGCGCCTGGTCGTCGTCGAAGGCATGTCCATCGACGCACCGAAGACCAAGCTGCTGTCGCAAAAGCTGCAGGGCATGGGCCTGGAATCGGTCATGATCATCACCGACACCCTGGACGAGAACCTGATGCTGGCATCGCGCAACCTGCCTAACGTGCTGGTCGTCGAGCCGCGTCACGCCGATCCGATGTCGCTGGTGTTCTACAAAAAAATCGTGGTCACCAAAGCTGCACTGACCATGATCGAGGAGATGTTCGCATGAGCGCCCCAATCAAATTTAGCGAAGAGCGCCTGATGAAGGTGCTGCAGGCGCCGGTCATTTCCGAGAAGGCCACCATGGTCGCGGAAAAGAACGAGCAGATCGTGTTCCGTGTCCTGCCTGACGCCACCAAGCCTGAAATCAAGGCCGCCGTTGAACTGCTGTTCAAGGTCGAAGTGGAATCGGTGCAGACCGTCAATCGCGAAGGTAAGCAGAAGCGTTCGGGCCGTTTCAACGGTCGTCGCAACCATACCAAGCGTGCTTTCGTGTGCCTGAAGCCTGGCCAGGAAATCAACTTCTCCGAGGAGGCTAAATAATGGCACTCGTTAAGATGAAACCAACCTCGCCAGGCCGTCGCGGCATGGTGAAGGTTGTGAACCCGGACCTGTACAAAGGCCGTCCGTTCGCAGCCCTGGTTGAAAAGAAATCGAAGACCGCCGGCCGTAACAACAACGGCCACATCACCACCCGTCACATCGGTGGTGGTCACAAGCAGCACTACCGCCTGATCGACTTCAAGCGTCAGAAGGACGGCATTCCTGCGAAGGTCGAGCGGATCGAATACGATCCAAACCGTACCGCCAACATCGCCCTGCTGTGCTACGCAGACGGTGAGCGCCAGTACATCATCGCTACCAAGGGCATGGCCGTTGGCGACAGCGTGATGAACGGTTCGGAAGCGCCGATCAAGTCGGGCAACTGCCTGCCAATCCGTAACATCCCGGTCGGTACCGTGATGCATTGCGTCGAAATGCTGCCAGGTAAGGGTGCCCAGATGGCCCGTACCGCCGGCGCCGGCGTCGTGCTGATGGCCCGCGAAGGCACCTACGCCCAGGTCCGCCTGCGCTCGGGTGAAGTGCGCCGCGTCCACATCGAATGCCGTGCAACGGTAGGCGAAGTCGGTAACGCCGAGCACAGCCTGCGCAAGATCGGTAAAGCCGGTGCGATGCGCTGGCGCGGTGTGCGTCCTACCGTTCGCGGTGTGGTCATGAACCCGATCGATCACCCGCACGGTGGTGGTGAGGGACGTACGGCAGCTGGTCGTCATCCAGTGTCGCCTTGGGGTCAACAGACGAAGGGTAAGAAGACGCGCCGTAACAAGCGTACGACTTCCATGATCGTCTCGCGCCGCGGCAAGAAATAAGGATAAGACATGACACGTTCATTGAAAAAAGGGCCGTTCATCGACGCCCACCTGGTGAAAAAAGTCGAAGCCGCGCAAGCGAACAAAGACAAGAAGCCAGTCAAAACCTGGTCGCGTCGTTCGACGATCTCGCCTGACTTCATCGGCCTGACGATCGCGGTTCACAACGGCAAGCTGCACGTGCCGGTGTACGTTTCCGAGAACATGGTTGGTCACAAGCTCGGCGAATTCGCACTGACCCGTACGTTCAAGGGCCATGCCGCTGACAAGAAGGCGAAGAAATAATGGAAACCAAAGCTATCCTCAAAGGTGTGCGCCTGTCGGACCAAAAGGGCCGTCTGGTAGCAGATCTGATCCGCGGCAAGAAGGTCGGCGCAGCACTCGACATCCTGCAATTTAGCCCGAAGAAGGGTGCGACCATCATCAAGAAGGTTCTGGAGTCCGCCATCGCGAACGCCGAGCACAATGACGGCGCCGACATCGACGAGCTGAAGGTCGTTCAGATCTACGTTGAAAAGGGCCCGATCCTCAAGCGCTTCACTGCACGCGCTAAGGGCCGGGGCGATCGTATCTCCAAACAATCCTGTCACATCTACGTGACTGTCGGTAACTAAGGGGTCACGATGGGACAGAAGATTCATCCAACAGGCTTCCGCCTGTCAGTAACCCGTAACTGGGCGTCGCGTTGGTACGCGGGCAATGGTAACTTTGCCCAAATGCTCAACGAAGACCTCGCAGCACGTGCGTTCCTGAAAAAGAAACTGAAGAACGCTTCGGTTGGCCGCATCGTCATCGAGCGTCCTGCCAAGAACGCGCGCTTCACGATCTACAGCTCGCGCCCAGGCGTGGTCATTGGTAAAAAAGGCGAAGACATCGAAGTACTGAAGTCGTCGCTGACCAAGATCATGGGTGTGCCGGTGCACGTCAATATCGAAGAGATCCGCAAGCCGGAAATCGACTCGCAGCTGATCGCCGATTCGATTTCGCAGCAGCTGGAAAAGCGCATCATGTTCCGTCGCGCAATGAAGCGCGCGATGCAAAACGCGATGCGCCTGGGCGCCCTCGGCATCAAGATCATGTCGTCCGGTCGTCTGAACGGTATCGAGATCGCCCGCAAAGAGTGGTACCGCGAAGGCCGCGTGCCTCTGCACACCCTGCGCGCCGATATCGACTACGGTACCAGCGAAGCGTCGACCACCTACGGCATCATCGGTGTCAAGGTGTGGGTCTACAAGGGTGACCGCTCGCCTACCGGCGAAGCACCAGTGATCGACACCCCAGCCGACGAGAAGAAGAGCCGCGGTCCACGCCGTGACGATGGCAAGCCAGCAGGCCGCCCACGTCCAGCAGGCGCCAAGCCATCCCCGACTGGCGCACCAGCCGTCCGTGCCCGTCCAGCTGTCAAGCTGCCGGCCGCCGCTGCTGCTGCTCCAGCTGAGAAAGCAGGAGAATAACCATGCTGCAACCAGCACGCAGGAAGTATCGTAAAGAGCAGAAAGGCCGTAACACCGGCATTTCGCACACCCGCGGCACCGCTGTGTCGTTCGGTGAGTTCGGCCTGAAGGCAGTCGCCCGCGGCCGTATCACCGCACGCCAGATCGAGGCAGCTCGTCGCGCCATGACCCGTCACATCAAACGTGGCGGCCGTATCTGGATCCGCGTTTTCCCGGACAAGCCGATTTCGAACAAGCCGGCCGAAGTTCGTATGGGTAACGGTAAGGGCAATCCGGAATACTACGTCGCTGAAATCCAGCCAGGCAAGGTCCTGTACGAGATGGACGGCGTCGCAGAAGAACTGGCGCGCGAAGCATTCCGCCTGGCCGCTGCCAAACTGCCGCTGGCTACGACGTTTGTCGTGCGCCAGGTCGGTCAATAAGAGGAGTTGGATATGAAAGCAACAGAACTCCGCGGCAAGGACCAGGACGCTCTCCAGAAAGAGCTGAATGAGTTGTTGAAGGCACAGTTCGGCATGCGCATGCAAATCGCTACGCAGCAGCTGAGCAACACTTCCCAGCTCAAGAAGGTACGCCGCGATATCGCGCGTGTGAAGACGGTAATGAACTCGAAGGATGCCAAATGACCGAAACTACTAAAGTCGCGCTGAAGCGCACGCTGGTTGGCAAGGTCGTGTCCGACAAGATGGACAAGACGGTCACCGTCCTGATCGAGCGTCACGTCAAGCACCCGCTGTACGGCAAGATCATCATGCGTTCGAACAAGTATCACGCGCATGACGAGACCAACTCGGTCAAGATGGGTGACACCGTCGAGATCCAGGAAGGTCGCCCGATCTCCAAGACCAAGGCTTGGACGGTTACCAAGGTTGTGCAAGCAGCCCCAGTGATCTAAGCAGTAAATAGCAGCAAGCGGCCGGGCCGTTGTACCGATGGTACGGCGGCCCGGCTGACAATTTAGTTCTTGCGGGCCCGCCGGTGTTATGCGATACTAGCGGGCTTCGTTCATGTTTGCCGCAATAATTCGTCACCCCAGGTGGCTGCGGTCCTGAAACGAAAGTTTTTTGGAAAGTCCATCACCCAATCGGGGGCTCCAGCAGGGGCGTCTGGCGGGACCAAGACTGACCGCAGGCCCACGTTGTGGGGATTCTTCGGCTTAAGTTGGGAAAGAGAATACTATGATTCAAACTGAAAGCCGGCTCGAAGTGGCCGACAATACCGGTGCCAAGGAAGTCATGTGCATCAAGGTATTGGGCGGTTCCAAGCGCCGTTATGCTGGCATTGGCGACGTGATCAAGGTAACCGTCAAGGTTGCTGCGCCACGCGGCCGTGTCAAAAAAGGTGAAATTTATAACGCTGTGGTTGTGCGTACCGCTAAAGGTGTGCGCCGCCAAGACGGCTCCCTGGTGAAGTTCGACGGCAACGCTGCCGTGCTGCTCAACGCCAAGCTGGAACCGATCGGTACGCGTATTTTTGGACCAGTCACGCGCGAACTGCGCACTGAAAAGTTCATGAAGATCGTGTCCCTGGCACCTGAAGTTCTGTAAGGAGTCGTAATGGATAAGATTCGTAAAAACGACGAAGTCATCGTTCTGACCGGTAAAGACAAGGGCAAACGTGGTGTCGTGCAGCAGCGTGTAGACGCTGAGCACGTCATCGTGGAAGGCGTCAACGTCGCTAAAAAAGCGACCAAGCCGAACCCAATGACCGGTGTACAGGGCGGTATCGTCGATAAGACTATGCCGATTCACGTGTCCAACGTTGCATTGTTCAATGCAGCGACTGGCAAGGCAGACCGCGTAGGTTTTAAAGATGTCGACGGCAAGAAAGTCCGCGTCTTTATGTCCTCCGGCGAAGTAGTGAAGGTTTAATCATGGCCCGTCTTCAAGATTTTTACAAAGAAAAAGTCGTTGCCGACCTGACCGAGAAATTCGGTTACAAGTCGGTAATGCAAGTGCCACGCCTGACCAAGATCACCCTGAACATGGGCCTTGGCGAAGCGATCGCTGACAAGAAGATCATCGAGCACGCGACCGGCGACCTGACCAAGATTGCTGGCCAGAAGCCAGTGACCACCAAGGCTCGTAAGGCTATCGCAGGTTTCAAGATCCGCGAAGGCTATCCGATCGGTACCATGGTCACCCTGCGCGGCGCCCGTATGTACGAATTCCTCGATCGTTTCATCACCGTGGCCCTGCCGCGCGTGCGTGACTTCCGTGGCGTCAACGGCCGTTCGTTCGATGGTCGTGGCAACTACAACATCGGTGTCAAGGAACAGATCATTTTCCCTGAGATCGAGTACGACAAGATCGATGCGCTGCGTGGTATGAACATCAGCATCACCACCACCGCCAAGACCGACGACGAAGCGAAAGCTCTGCTCGCCGCCTTCAAATTCCCGTTCAGAAACTGAGATCATGGCAAAACTAGCACTGATTAACCGCGAACAGAAGCGTGCAGACCTGGTGGAGAAATTCGCCGCAAAGCGTGCCGCTCTGAAAGCCATCATCGACGACCAGTCGAAGACGGAAGAAGAACGTTATGAAGCCCGTCTGAAGTTGCAGGCACTGCCGCGCAACTCGGCCCCGACCCGCCAGCGTAACCGCTGCGCGATCACCGGCCGTCCACGTGGCACATTCCGTAAATTCGGTCTGGCACGTATCAAGCTCCGTGAATTCGCCATGCGTGGCGAAATTCCGGGTATGACTAAAGCAAGCTGGTAATAGGAGAAGAAGCAATGAGTATGAGCGATCCTATCGCCGATATGCTGACCCGCATTCGCAACGCCCAGGGCGTACAAAAAACGACCGTGGCAATGCCGTCGTCGAAAGTCAAGGTGGCGATTGCCAACGTCCTCAAGGACGAGGGTTACATTGAAGATTTCGCTGTCACCGAAGCCGGTGGCAAGTCGGAACTGAAAATCGGTTTGAAGTATTACGCTGGCCGTCCGGTCATCGAGCGCCTCGATCGCGTGTCCCGTCCGGGCCTGCGCGTCTACAAAGGCAAAGATGAAATCCCTAGCGTCATGAATGGCTTGGGCGTGGCGATCGTGTCGACTCCGCAAGGCGTCATGACCGATCGCAAAGCGCGCGCTACCGGTGTCGGTGGCGAAGTTATTTGCTACGTGGCTTAAGGAGTAGACGATGTCTCGAGTAGCTAAGATGCCGATCACTGTACCAGCTGGCGCCGAAGTGGCGATCACTGCACAGTCGATCACGGTAAAAGGTCCGTTGGGTACGCTGGTTCAGCCCCTGAACGGCCTGGTAAAGGTAGAAAATAACAACGGCACCCTGTCGTTCGACATCGTCGACGACAGCCGCGAGTCGAATGCGATGTCGGGCACCCTGCGCGCCCTGGTCAACAACATGGTGACCGGCGTGACCAAGGGCTTCGAGAAGAAGCTGACCCTGGTCGGCGTGGGCTACAAGGCCCAGGCCGCCGGCGACAAGCTGAACCTGTCGCTCGGTTTCTCGCATCCGGTCGCGCATGCGATGCCAGCTGGCGTCACTGCAACGACCCCGACCCCGACCGAAATCCTGATCAAGGGTATCGATCGCCAGCAGGTCGGCCAGGTTGCCGCTGAAGTGCGTGCTTACCGCTCCCCTGAGCCTTACAAGGGCAAGGGCGTCCGTTATGCGGACGAAGTGGTTAAGCTTAAAGAAACCAAGAAGAAATAATAGGGCTGACCATGGACAAGAAAGAATCACGTCTGCGTCGTGGACGCCAGACCCGCATCAAAATTGCGGAGATGAAAGTAAATCGCCTGTCGGTACATCGTACCAACCTGCACATTTACGCCAACCTGATCAGCCCGGACGCGAAGATCCTGGTTTCGGCCTCGACCGCCGAAGCCGAAGTGCGCGCCGAACTGGCAGGCAAGTCCGGCAAGGGTGGCAATGCCGCCGCTGCCGCACTGGTCGGCAAGCGCGTCGCCGAGAAGGCACTGAAAGCAGGGATTACCGAAGTTGCGTTCGACCGCTCCGGTTTCCGTTACCACGGCCGTGTGAAGGCGCTGGCAGAAGCCGCGCGTGAAGCCGGTCTGAAGTTCTAAGGATAATCATCATGGCAAAAATGCAAGCTAAAATGCAAAGCGACAAGCCGGATGATGGCATGCGCGAAAAAATGATCGCGATCAACCGCGTGACCAAAGTGGTCAAGGGTGGTCGTATCATGGGTTTCGCCGCATTGACCGTCGTCGGTGACGGCGATGGCCGCATCGGCATGGGCAAGGGCAAGTCGAAGGAAGTACCGGTTGGTGTGCAGAAGGCAATGGAAGAAGCCCGTCGCAACCTGATCAAGGTGCCTCTGAAGAACGGTACCCTGCACCACACCGTTACCGGCCGTCACGGCGCATCGAAAGTAATGATGATGCCTGCCAAGCCTGGTACCGGCGTGATCGCCGGCGGCGCAATGCGCGCTATCTTCGAAGTAATGGGCGTGACCGACGTCGTGGCGAAATCCACCGGCTCGTCGAACCCTTACAATCTGGTCCGCGCCACCCTCGACGGTCTGTCGAAGATGAGCACGGCTTCCGACATCGCCGCCAAGCGCGGCAAGTCGGTTGAAGACATCCTGGCTTAAGGTGAACGACATGGCAGAAGCTAAAAAAACCGTCAAGGTTCAGTTGGTCATGGGCCTGATCGGCACGCGCGAATCGCATCGTGCGACCGTGCGCGGCCTGGGCCTGCGTCGCGTCAACTCGGTTTCCGAGCTGGAAGACACCCCATCGGTGCGCGGCATGATCAACAAAGTCTCGTACCTCGTTAAAGTTGTCTCGTAAGCCTTCGGGCTTGCGAACGGAGAAAACAATGGAATTGAATACAATTCAGCCAGCCGAAGGCGCCAAGCACTACAAGCGTCGCGTCGGCCGTGGTATCGGCTCCGGCCTGGGCAAGACCTCGGGTCGCGGCCACAAGGGTCAGAAGTCGCGTTCGGGCGGTTTCCACAAAGTCGGCTTCGAAGGCGGTCAGATGCCTCTGCAGCGCCGTCTGCCTAAGCGTGGTTTCAAGTCGCTCAACGCAACGTTCAAAGCGGAAGTTCGCCTGTCGGACCTGAACAACCTGGCCGTCGGCGATGTCGACATCCTGGTGCTCAAGCAAGCAGGCATCCTGCCAGTGCTGGCGCGCGATGTGCGCGTCATCTTGTCCGGCGAAGTCACCAAAGCGGTGAACCTCAAGGGCATCAAGGCAACTGCAGGCGCGAAAGCGGCCATCGAAGCAGCTGGCGGCTCGGTAGCCTGAGTTGGCTAACGGCTTGATCGGAGCAAAAATTGGCGACTAATTCACAACTTGGTAAGAGTGCGGCAGCCGGATTCCCTTGGGGTCGGCTCTGGTTTTTGCTTGGCGCATTGGTCGTGTACCGCATCGGTGCGCACATTCCGGTCCCCGGAATTGACCCGGTCCAGCTGGCGGCACTGTTCAAGCAGAACGAAGGCGGCATCCTTGGCATGTTCAACATGTTCTCGGGCGGCGCCTTGTCCCGCTTCACGGTGTTTGCCCTCGGCATCATGCCTTACATCTCGGCCTCGATCATCATGCAGCTGGTGTCGATCGTGTCGCCGCAGATGGAAGCGCTGAAAAAGGAAGGCGAAGCAGGACGCCGCAAGATCACCCAGTACACCCGGTATTTCACGGTGGCGCTGGCGCTGTTCCAGGCATTCGGCATCGC
This window of the Massilia sp. R2A-15 genome carries:
- the rplP gene encoding 50S ribosomal protein L16, whose protein sequence is MLQPARRKYRKEQKGRNTGISHTRGTAVSFGEFGLKAVARGRITARQIEAARRAMTRHIKRGGRIWIRVFPDKPISNKPAEVRMGNGKGNPEYYVAEIQPGKVLYEMDGVAEELAREAFRLAAAKLPLATTFVVRQVGQ
- the rplD gene encoding 50S ribosomal protein L4; this translates as MELKLLNEQGQAGSNVAAADTVFGRDYNEALIHQIVVAYAANARSGNRKQKDREEVHHTTKKPWRQKGTGRARAGMSSSPLWRGGGRIFPNSPDENFTHKVNKKMYRAGICSILSQLAREERLVVVEGMSIDAPKTKLLSQKLQGMGLESVMIITDTLDENLMLASRNLPNVLVVEPRHADPMSLVFYKKIVVTKAALTMIEEMFA
- the rplX gene encoding 50S ribosomal protein L24, with translation MDKIRKNDEVIVLTGKDKGKRGVVQQRVDAEHVIVEGVNVAKKATKPNPMTGVQGGIVDKTMPIHVSNVALFNAATGKADRVGFKDVDGKKVRVFMSSGEVVKV
- the rpsQ gene encoding 30S ribosomal protein S17: MTETTKVALKRTLVGKVVSDKMDKTVTVLIERHVKHPLYGKIIMRSNKYHAHDETNSVKMGDTVEIQEGRPISKTKAWTVTKVVQAAPVI
- the rplW gene encoding 50S ribosomal protein L23, with the translated sequence MSAPIKFSEERLMKVLQAPVISEKATMVAEKNEQIVFRVLPDATKPEIKAAVELLFKVEVESVQTVNREGKQKRSGRFNGRRNHTKRAFVCLKPGQEINFSEEAK
- a CDS encoding BrnT family toxin, whose product is MKPFGNLKVEWDARKAASNLRKHGVSFDEAKAVLDDPLSQFVLDRDHSVEECRFRAVGHSADGRILVIICTERGKRTRILTARPATCSERKLYERG
- the rpmC gene encoding 50S ribosomal protein L29; its protein translation is MKATELRGKDQDALQKELNELLKAQFGMRMQIATQQLSNTSQLKKVRRDIARVKTVMNSKDAK
- the rplC gene encoding 50S ribosomal protein L3, producing MSLGLLGRKVGMMRIFTDDGDSIPVTVLDVSNNRVAQVKTPETDGYTAVQVAFGQRRASRVTKAVAGHHAKAGVEAGTMLKEFRVDAAKAAELKAGDVVAASLFEVGQKIDVQGVTIGKGYAGTIKRHHFSSGRATHGNSRSHNVPGSIGMAQDPGRVFPGKRMTGHLGDVNRTVQNLEIARIDADRQLLLVKGAVPGAKNGQVVVSPAIKTKAQKGA
- the rpsN gene encoding 30S ribosomal protein S14, translating into MAKLALINREQKRADLVEKFAAKRAALKAIIDDQSKTEEERYEARLKLQALPRNSAPTRQRNRCAITGRPRGTFRKFGLARIKLREFAMRGEIPGMTKASW
- the rpsS gene encoding 30S ribosomal protein S19 yields the protein MTRSLKKGPFIDAHLVKKVEAAQANKDKKPVKTWSRRSTISPDFIGLTIAVHNGKLHVPVYVSENMVGHKLGEFALTRTFKGHAADKKAKK
- the rplB gene encoding 50S ribosomal protein L2, whose amino-acid sequence is MALVKMKPTSPGRRGMVKVVNPDLYKGRPFAALVEKKSKTAGRNNNGHITTRHIGGGHKQHYRLIDFKRQKDGIPAKVERIEYDPNRTANIALLCYADGERQYIIATKGMAVGDSVMNGSEAPIKSGNCLPIRNIPVGTVMHCVEMLPGKGAQMARTAGAGVVLMAREGTYAQVRLRSGEVRRVHIECRATVGEVGNAEHSLRKIGKAGAMRWRGVRPTVRGVVMNPIDHPHGGGEGRTAAGRHPVSPWGQQTKGKKTRRNKRTTSMIVSRRGKK
- the rplV gene encoding 50S ribosomal protein L22, yielding MMETKAILKGVRLSDQKGRLVADLIRGKKVGAALDILQFSPKKGATIIKKVLESAIANAEHNDGADIDELKVVQIYVEKGPILKRFTARAKGRGDRISKQSCHIYVTVGN
- the rpsC gene encoding 30S ribosomal protein S3, producing MGQKIHPTGFRLSVTRNWASRWYAGNGNFAQMLNEDLAARAFLKKKLKNASVGRIVIERPAKNARFTIYSSRPGVVIGKKGEDIEVLKSSLTKIMGVPVHVNIEEIRKPEIDSQLIADSISQQLEKRIMFRRAMKRAMQNAMRLGALGIKIMSSGRLNGIEIARKEWYREGRVPLHTLRADIDYGTSEASTTYGIIGVKVWVYKGDRSPTGEAPVIDTPADEKKSRGPRRDDGKPAGRPRPAGAKPSPTGAPAVRARPAVKLPAAAAAAPAEKAGE
- the rplN gene encoding 50S ribosomal protein L14, which gives rise to MIQTESRLEVADNTGAKEVMCIKVLGGSKRRYAGIGDVIKVTVKVAAPRGRVKKGEIYNAVVVRTAKGVRRQDGSLVKFDGNAAVLLNAKLEPIGTRIFGPVTRELRTEKFMKIVSLAPEVL
- a CDS encoding tetratricopeptide repeat protein gives rise to the protein MSAISLHAGATEVGINAAGQVLLDRGQSLLAQGQVQQAFDAYREAAKADPASSLPDSMSAGLFGYLAERSTGDQRAKFLAQSLAFARSALTHNSADPIANELIRLAEQDAPTHLHAPTKEAADLVEAGESLFAQRRLPEALAKYELAAQVDPLYSAAWVFAGDCFYVEKRWAEAEARFRKAASIEPLNGQAWRFLSDALAQQGKKQDAQDALLSGIAAQPTQRPNWDKLDTMLRAGGVTMARLNLRRRASATLDPATHKPTVNLDKQLLDKPQGADTSFWTMYGMTLATAMAQKDPAASPFSLELQALRTALKVDADLQEKEPRSFDDPGLALLRKLGAQGQLETAILLLMYRESYRPEFEAWKKAHPNGVREFVLLQNVRP
- the rplE gene encoding 50S ribosomal protein L5, whose protein sequence is MARLQDFYKEKVVADLTEKFGYKSVMQVPRLTKITLNMGLGEAIADKKIIEHATGDLTKIAGQKPVTTKARKAIAGFKIREGYPIGTMVTLRGARMYEFLDRFITVALPRVRDFRGVNGRSFDGRGNYNIGVKEQIIFPEIEYDKIDALRGMNISITTTAKTDDEAKALLAAFKFPFRN